The DNA segment cttaaccaaaccAAATCCAACGCAGATTATTGAAtacatttcacgaactcgcgaaTGTGCTAGCTGGTACCATGCATTCAAGAAGAAGGGGATAACGTATGTTtaaattcaaagcataataatcactACTTCCTATCTCATGTTTACTTTtgtcactttaaatttttttaatttgttgattcaacacgaatagattgcaatttgccggcgattgctaattgcctgcgacacatataaAATTGACCGATTCCATGGCTTGAGATGATTCTCAGCAACTCGAGTTCACCTGTCGCCATTTGCACAGGCTTCAGCGATGGAATTTTGGGATTAAATGCACTTGATCTATTCATGAATAAACTACATACCTTAGGGCTCTTTCccattttttctcccaaaattcTCTACAATTCGTGCTGAGATGGAGGATATAAAACTTGGCATTTAAGCCATTCAGGCAGCCATACGTACATACATAAAATTCGCTCCTACAATGCACTCTGACACTCTGCGACACCCCAACACTGCATGTACCTGTCTTCTCAAAGGATATAAGGCAACTGACATCGCAACATCTCTGAGTCAACGTCCTGCCGCAAAACCTTAAATTATTTCTTACTGCAGAAAGCCAAAATGATTCCTATTTTCAGAGTTGCCAACTAAAATCTGCCATCAATATGGGTTCTGTCTGTTTCCCTGTTGAAGCCAAGTCTCTGTCCTGTAATTCCCTAATATTTTTGCTCATGGGAAACCTgagatttttcagttttagaaaTTGGAAAGTGAACGATTCTAAAAGCCACTTTTAACTTAAATGAATTTAAGTTATACTAAGTTACACTGGTAACTTACACGTTTTTTTCCAAAGCACATCGCAGATGTGACCgtccacagaaaaaaaaatcttggtggtAACAATCTCAAAACTGAGTGAACAGGACCACTGGTTTggggaaaattttaagaaaattttagcaCACTCACAAATCTAATACGAATTTGCTGACCTGACCTAAGAAAAATTCTTCTGGTGAAAAGTTTAATTCCAAAAACCAACATCCCTATATGTGGGTGCAGCCACAAATTgagaatcaagaaaattatgtaagatttaatttcatcataaattacgataaatttcaaatttgattaaagtaaaatctcaaagtattattttaaaagagaagaATATGTTCAgtcaaaaaaatatatacataccTGAGATGGCTTTCATACTTATTTACAGACAAAAGCCTGTTTACGGCAGCCTCAGCATCTTGCCAGCGACCTTCATACAATGCATGCGTGAATAGCAGAATTTGTTCAGACTCTATCCACCATTGTTTATTTGAGAACTGATCTTTAACATACTCCAAAACTAATTTAGCTAATTTGTACTCGCCCTGGAATACATGGAAGAGAAATGAAATCACATCACtggtaaataaaaatgaaggggTGCCTAGAAATTAACttcatagagaaagaaaaattaacactCACGTAGAGTCCACGCAaaataagtttatgcacttCTAGACAGCATAAGAAGATCGTCTGACATCACTTTGACATGtaaaataaaggaagaaatCAAAATAGTGGATCtcctgtcgcagtctaaaagtgcgtaaatttATTTGGCAAGGATTCTAGTATTTTTGTCTTCACTTTGAAAAGCTCGGACTTCAACATTTGAGCATTTGACTCTTGAACAAAAATCTACCTTCCATGGATCTGACTTTTTTAAAAGATTCTAAATGAAACTCAGAACTGTTATACAATAAAGCAAAAGTGATacatgtaaaaaaagaaaaagaaaaaccctGAATTTGCTTAATAGCATggcaaaaataagaaagaacCTTCAAAAGGTATAAACAGTGCTGTgaataagaaaatgaatttttttcagagtacttaaaaatttcaaatatttgtcTACATATGTCCAGCAACCACTTAATACATATTTATTCTCAATTAAATAATGAGGAAGATCATCGATTGTAACTTCAACGGCTGGAATACTCACTTGGATTGTAAATCTGTTCACAATATTACATACTGCTAAACAGGTCCCTTCTCCATTATACGTAGACATTCCTTGCACTGGATCTGTCGTATCAAGGTGAAGTAAGATTTGACTACAAAGAGAGGCCATTTCAGTTTTGCCATATAAATTCCACAAGGCTGATTTGTGTGTGAAACTACAAACAATCAGGTCAATCATAGAGAACTGACAATTGAGAATATCGCTCCTCATTAAGAcctaaaaaatttagaaaagaaCTGTCATAACAACCTGTAGACTTAAAGTGCTAGAAGTCAACATTTTAGTTTTTACTGAcaggaaaaattttggatgGGGCGTTCAAAGAGGTataagtttccaaagtttgaagaaaactgAGAACCAAAAATCAACACTTCCAGGGATATTTTTGttgctcttcaaaaataattattattgtgTAGCTTTATGTAAGCATATACTATGTGCACAAAGGAGGTTTTCTactgaaatttttctgaaaaataaattttagagaGGCGTTCAGAAGACCAAGGAAGTTTTTACTTTGGTTTTTCAGACTTTCGATGAGTTAAACAatgatgaaattctgaaaaaataaacaaataaacttTAATTTGTAATGTTGAATACTATGagaacaaacgaacaaaaaccTAAGGAGCAAAGTATAGCGCAGGAAAAATGAGAGAACTTAGAAAGTTTGAGACGATGTCtgttgaacaaaattttttcggACCATCCCTTCAATAGAAATCTCTGTCTTTGTTACGTCTGAAGCCAATTGCCAGCTGCTAATTTCTTTCAACCATGCATCTACTCCGTGATTTTGCATCAAAATATCATATTCTACGATTCATATTCAGTTATTCTTATCCTAACTGTGTATTGGATTCCTTTCTCATTTTTAGAAGTTTCAGCGCTTTTAAGAAATGAAATAGAAAATTAGAGAGAAGATAGAATTACGTACCTCGAGAACTAGAGCTGGCTTCCCTCCTGTCATTGCAGCAAAACGTGCATAAGCTTGCAAACCTAAAGACGTCAAGTAATTAAGGCCGAGATCAGAACTCTTTGAGATAGATCGCTCGATGAGAACCTCCTGAAAAAGTACAGATTTTTAgacaagaatttaaaaatttgtttgcatACAGACATATTCCaatgatttctaaaatttaccTAGATGTCAAGAAGATGCTCTGAAAAATATCTAAGCATGATTATAAATGCAGTTTTGTCTCTTGGacaaaaattcaatgtaattttgattaccaatatatcattgattttcctaaaaaatcgcaaaaattcgatataagCGATTGATATTTCGACTCATAAAcgtttaaaaatcgattctacaagaaaaaatacgtaggtgttggtgtactacagtcatattaggtgcatttagtcatccatgaatcaaaaatgaacaatttcaatctcaaaaaatcgtcgattttccgtaaagtaTCTTAAAAATTCGATATAACCGATCAATTtatcgactcgtcaacattaaaactcgattttgcgtgtaaaaagAAGTAGGAACCGCTGTGTataacatgtgtaaacaacgataacaaccccgtagaTACATCAATTCAAcgagaaaatagcgaaaaaataaggccggagtttgacccctttgccccccgtaactcgaaaacggctcctatactcatcttgaaattttttcctgagttttctgttattttaaGCTTCCACTTgaaccttggttcgatggtcgaatcggataccgaaaaaggggcgaaattttgggaggctcttttaATGAATTGAATCAACTCAGTCCTTGTCAAGGTCAGTCCATAAGTTACTTACTTTGTTCTCATCAGTGAGTTTGTAGAGCCACGCTTGAGCATGTTGAAGGCACACATTGTCATTGGCCTCGTGTGACAACTTGATCGCTTCTTTGAGCGCACAAAGAGCTTCATTCCTGTTagaaaaacacaggaaaaagttttaataaaaacacaaatttaaaaCTCTCCATCTACTTTTCTGTATTAGTTTTGAGTGCCTTTCCAAATTCACTGATGTAAAAATAAGTTATTCCTGGAATATTTTGAgtgcaaaaatagaaaaaagaaaaagacgaGAAAGATAGCAGGTTTGCACAAATTGGAGGCTTTAATTTTCAGATTAGAATTTGGAAGTTGAATTTTACTGTATTTTACACTCATGAGTTCAACttatttgtaagaaaaaataagagagaaaacattaaaacttcctttttgacagtgaaactcccaCACCACATAactgcgacattgcagacttcctgtcaaactcTATTTTCTAAATGGAGAACTCCTCAACGTTtcttcttaaaaacttccatgatttgtCTTCTCTCTGCGAattacataggttgtcccaaaagtactgcacgtttttttcttattgacgaacggtagtagatatcaaaatgcggtttgtgtagtcttaaagaccggccaattaccgataaaacaagacaaatccgagctctctaagtcaaaaaatgaccaagttacagcgttttgaaaatgacttgtagaggggacccctacgggattttcagcttcttttctggaaaaaaacaaagagttgattgttttttttttttttggacaaacggtagcagatatcaaaatgcggtttgtgtagtcttaaagaccgagcaattaccaataaaacaagacaaatctgagctctctaagtcaaaaaatgaccaagttacagtgttttgaaaatgacttgtagaggtgacccctccaggatttttagcttcttttctggaaaaaacaaagatttgattgatcaaaaattctacagagaaatcgtcgcgatcgaatgaagttggtaacatgatatcagcccggaccttgcaccctgcgatttttggttattcctacgttgaaaaagggcttaagaggcaggaagtttaactccatcaacgagatgaaaagagctgttgaaactttcttaaagaacattaggcaagaagaattcgaaaaaaccatctttgaagaattgggaagaacggttgcggcgctgtgtggcaagTGATGGAGggtattttgagaaggaaactagtgtccagtcatccagtgaagaagagtaaatgctagtaatcttggtaagattctgcaaaattgatttaataaaaccacttgaatccttaattctttgtttttttttccagaaaagaagctgaaaatcccgtaggggtcccctctacaagtcattttcaaaacgctgtaacttggtcattttttgacttagagagctcggatttgtcttgttttatcggtaattggccggtctttaagactacacaaaccgcattttgatatctactaccgttcgtcaataagaaaaaaacgtgcagtacttttgggacaacctatgtatatactgaaaaaattgaaggaatggTGTGTTTTTCTCCTCCGTTGAAGCGAATATAATAGAACCGAaaattttaaacaccgcaaacaagatacgaaGTTAGAGAGTTTCACCATCCTATTGTATTTTGTAATTAATAAGCATTGTTTAGTACTTGCCAATGAGTTGTGCCCCCATCTAGAATCTGCTACTGTTTTTAAAGAAACATCTCTTTTTGAAATATTGATGACTGAGATGGCTTTTATTCGTATCTTTGCACATCGCAACTATGAAACATCCTTGAGCAGTTTCAACTGCTCAGTTTTGAAAATGTAGACTATAAAAATTGAACAACTGTCTTGAATCTACTAATAATTATGAGCTGGTGTACGcacttttttgtattttctctgGATACATTCTAGTGTTGAAAGCGTCAGCGTTTGAGCGGAAAAAGAGAAACCTAAGGGACAGTCTTTCGGACAGGTAAGGAGAAAAAACTGGACTTACTTCCTATTAAATTGAGCATGCAGTATGGCTAAATTCAAAGCAGCATAGCGAATTCCTTTGCTTTTTTCATCTTCTTGCTGCATACTTGCACTTCTATCAAAATAATGGAACAGACTATCAAGAGCACCAGTTAATTCCTTCACTCGCAAACAATTAAGGTAGCTTAAATAGTGCTGGAATaacaaaaagagataaaaaagtaATTAATGCTATTTTCTACGAACCATTATGCTGTTAGAGAAGCACCTCAGTTTTGCGGCAATGCATTAGGCCTTGTCCATTGTCCACACACGCGTGGTTCACGGATCTTCCGGCAAAAATGTTCCTAGAACCTATTATAACTCAGCTATAACTTATGCCACAAAACCCCAGTTCAAGGAACTAATTTGCACAAAAGGTCCAAGAACCGCCCCTGTGTGGGCAAGGCCTTGGGTGCAATGAATATGTTTTAAATCTTAGCCGTTGCAGAGATTCTTTCGaagaactcaaaattttgtctctGAAAATCATAAGTACTGTATACattcaaatcttaaaataagACTGATCAAAATCGATTCATCAAAATTGATTGGAAAACTAGAGAGACTAACACTTTAATACTTCCAAATTTGCTATAGAAGTGGCTAAACTTTTAAGTGCATTTTATGCCTAGCATGCACTGCGGAAACTCGGAGGCTTTCCCTtgagtttaataattttaaaggaTTTCAAGGCTGATTGAAAATTAGTGACCTGGCCAAACTAGCCCTTCACTTGAATCCACTCCAGACTATTGATAGTTTGAATCTTAACAGGCTTCTGAGTAAAAATTTCGACTTACAGCTTCAGCGTGCTCTGAGttggcttttaaaatttcacgaattttttgtTGCAGCTCAGATGGAGGTAGTGCTTTTAATTCATTGTTCTGGAGCAGCGCAGTCTGTTGAGCAATGAAGAACTCTGCCTGTCGTCTGGACCACAGTTTTGTTACATCTGGGGGAATAGGAAAACTgcaacaaatttttctttgttaatTGAAAGCTCCCACATTTTGTTGAAACAAAAGTACACTATGACAGCCCGAGAACATGGAATAAAAATAGACAAGTGTCTATTCTATAGGCCTCGATACTTGATCAAATTCtgaaccaattctgatcaaagtagaccagttgatgactgatggtcatcATGCAAtagtcctctttgatcaaaagtGGACGGgctgtcaaattttgatcagaatggggtgccaccattcatcatttcctgcaacttgaaacatttctgccaagtttttattttaaaatgaagcaaggtaatgattttaagactgatgacctCCAActctttgatggtaattggttcgggaatgatcgtgtatcgagaccttgAAGGTCAGGAATCCtgtctattttatttttgttgaaacATATGTTTAATTACACAATATTCACAcaacgtcatttgtataatctaacTTCTCTTTGATCTGTgttagaaataatttttcacatctCTTACAGCagttagatttttaaacttcTCTTAATATGAATCATTTCCTTTGTAAGATGTAAACGAAAAAATATATCCAAGGTGAAActgccagaccacgtatcttgtttgcagtgcctaaaaatttccgctcactttttgtttttttgaaggagaccagagcaatatcattccttgaaattttcgcagagtTTTCTCtgcacaaagagaaaaaatctcggaagttttcaagaactgacgttgagtagttttccattcataaaaaaaggtatgacaggaagtctgcaacatcccAAACCAAGATATATGGTCTAGTTgtctcaccgtcgatatgatgtTCTTTTCTAGTTCAGATCTTGCCTAGCAAGCCAATCGCAATCCTTGGAAATGAATCTCAAAATTCCCGATTCCAAGATATTTTAAGTTCCCATGAATCAAATGCTTTCGAAGATTtagagataaaaagaaaatcaaggacTTTTTTAGGATGTCAAACTGTGACTGTTATAAAAataggagaagaaaaaatcaagacacACTTTTTGCCATTGGCTGCATTGATTGTCTTCTGCAGTTTACTTGTGATTGGAGAAGTTTCAATCTTCTTAGGAACTATGCTGATAGGAGTTGCAAGGCTAGCTTCGGACATATCGGCAAGTTTGGATTGTGTTTTGTCGAAAGCACAGCTTGGAGTTGCATTCATTGAGTCAGTCATTTCCGTGGACATATCAATGCTTATATCTGAAGTGGTCTGCTTCAGCAATCTGGTTTCCTCCGTCAATCTCTCCGTTGTCCTACTCTTAATTTCAGTAACTTCATCTTTGACACTTTTAAGACTAGGCGAAGCTTCTTTTATTGTTTTGATGTTGGCACAGTGAATTTTATAGGACTGATAGATTCGGAGTGTTTGAGAGAAAGTCAACTTGTCGAAACACAGCAGCACTCTTCTGAGAAATACACCTGAAAAAACAATGGAAATGATTATTTAGTTACGATAGTTACAAAGTAAGTGGAGGAAAATTAAGGAGAAGAGGGCTGAATGATCTGTTCACCAAAAAAGTATTTATGGAGGTAGGTGCAAAATAGGACTAATGTCCTTAGCAGTTTTTTCAAAGTGAGCAAACTATATAGTGTGACCTTCCATAGGATAAGGAACCATCCCTGCAGCCTGGCTGCTAGTAAGAACGACCAGCTAAAAGCACTTTCAAAAACCTCtcgaaaaattatattaaattatttccctttttggttatttttcaagtaaaatttacattaaaaagttactaaaatgaaaattatcacTTTATTAAgagttttttgacatttttttttaatatttcaagtGTTAAAAAACTATAGCCGATCTTTTGAGAGTTCCTTGACacttttttacttcaatttcaCCACTCATAAAGAGTATTTGAAAAGAACCCAAAAAAGGTTTGCATAGGAACATTTAGCCTTCTAAGGCTTTGTCTTATTGAAACTTAcaagtttttgaaagttttggtAACAGTCATTGCTACAAGGGTTAGTCCACGAagcaattttttaggaaagctattTTGAGTTTCCACAGGAAAACGCTCTCTAGTATCCTGAAGAATGAGATTTTAAAGGTCTAAGTAAATCACTTCCATGCTAATTAAGGGCGAGAAGTTGGATAAAAATTTGATATCTTTGAACCCGAACATGGCGAAGTTAGctatttcccccaaaaatgttTCTTGAACTACTCGCTTCAGATAGTCAAAATTCCAGTTCCGattgaaaatttggcattttttctttctttttattgcaaaatgttagTAAACTGTCTCAGCACTTGGATCCCTTTTTTCCATAGATGATTTGGAAAGACAATGAACCCAAGACATTGACATTTCTAGAATAAAGCACTTACCCACAGGACTGCTTTTGTTCACTAGCGGTCCAACAGTATCATGGTCCAGCATCAGGCCTCCCATACTATTAATGACTTCGATAAGATGACCGACATCCTCATCCAAGATTATGGAAACCTGATCGATAAAACTTTTGACTAGTTCTGGCTCTGGTTTAAACTTCCCATTCTGTATTTCATTGACCAATTCTTCAAAGCTCATGTCAGGACACTGAAAAATGGTATTCAAAACTCAGTTGCAAgtcaaataagaaaaagaaagagctTTTGGAAAACTTGATCTTTAACCGGAAAAATTGCATGAAGTAGAGCTCCGTTGAATAGGCAAATAGCTGAGAAActtacaaggggagtctacaaagtgacatcctgggattgggttcatttttcttgtacatgaagaagagacaaatctaaggttgacatatttttttttagccgccacctcccaaccgttctcgagatatcgatttttaaagttacgatttttgcacgtttccgcgcggagttccggcgagtcaactgagaccgaaaaacctggccaaaacctcaattttaaattttttttttttggaaaaccaatgtgatattcgaaatctacaccGTTTTTTACCCCAGTAGCCATGTATGtgccatttttcgagtggctcaatttcccgcgaagagaccacgaagttacctatttctcagcgattttttttatatgtttcgacgcgctactcgtcgatcagtttacttcaactgtgcgacCATGGGAGGGaagttcggcgatatgcaacacattcttaagggtatattctacacaactaaccacagtattttcgaaatttccttttttagtgattttcacaggaggttgaaaagtgatgtaaaagtaaacgtttttttcgaatttcacagtccgattaaaaatttctctcaactACTCTCAAGCGGTTTCAGGCGGAATGTTATAGTCcgaagtgggtattttcaggattcagggtcgacagactgaggaaaactgaggaaattgaaatttttgacttcaaacatggacttttgagcgattttcacaaaaatgaacgggaaaaattatgtcgatatgacgactgaaattgtatttttccaacagctctgacccatttagtaccaattGGGTGATATTTGGTCACCCAACCTGTTTTTTtggcccctacgccctcgaaagagggattaaaaaaaataatttgaaagcggatgggagggtcactttaaagtcttgcaaaagtgcttaatccgttatctaacaatatcttcgtgcattatccttgagtatagacatatttatgccatgatttactttgacagacaaatttgagtccatgcggcccCGGGGATGGGGCcttaaaagtggccctctggcaccatAAAATTACGCTGTGAGGCACActtgaagcctcgtaaaagtgagatatgtggttttcttacaaatttcttagtgaagtgcctcactttgagatgtgggaccatgggttaggaaggaacccatcaaaatgaatctttttcacaggtgctttctgtccttacaatggttcttattatgataaaactcattttcatcttataatttatcctcaaatcatcatatggaggtcccggcactttcatattaggactaattttgattcaaaactgtcaaaaatctaatatctagaatgattcatattaattgttttgagaaatgtacaattactcctcaatgtgagagatcggctgtttggtcaaaaattttgaagtgacttacgctgtttttaaaaaaaaccattaatgaggtaatagaaagtccttatttcaaaaagtagaccataggtgaaggagaaactcgtctaaatgcaccgctttagttagatactttgcgtccttttaaaggctttttggagggcttcttgcaccctctttaaactctccgcaaattgtcgTATGATGTCTTAagtggttaaattgtgcatattatcacttaagaagaagtactgattgtaaaatatttttaaaactcggcgatatctggtgataaatagttttggccagcttttcaggtccaatgaagcgcgtttcctatcagcgctgcagaccggccatTCTTATCAATagttccgtggccgagtggtagagtgttcgcctaccATACCATAGatcgcgggttcgaatcccgctttGAGCCGTAGCTTATAAggtacgccgcaatgcgtttttacaagttttctttatttttatcacacaccaaggggtccgccccctggccgctacgcggcccaacccccgggacgaaaaggcgcgcttcgcggcgagcgaaatcatcgaaatcgaccgttgacggttactgggtaaataattttaattgattgataaaatgatgtttcaaataaaaatttcccaccacactatattcttaatgactttttccttactctgaatttgcaaccgtcaacggtcgatttcgataatttcgctcgccgcgaagcgcgccttttcgtcccgggggttgggccgcgcagcggccagggggcggaccccttggtgtgtgataaaaataaagaaaacttgtaaaaacgcattgcggcgtaccTTATAAGCTACGGCTCaaagcgggattcgaacccgcgatATATGGAATggtaggcgaacactctaccactcggccacggaactATTGATAAGAacggccggtctgcagcgctgataggaaacgcgcttcgtgcagcttgccggcgctcagttgactcgccggaactccgcgcggaaacgtgcaaaaatcgtaactttaaaaatcgatatctcgagaacggttgggaggtggcggctaaaaaaaaatacgtcaaccttagatttgtctcttcttcatgtacaagaaaaatgaacccaatcccaggatgtcacttcgtagactccccttgttagAGGTATAAGGGAGCAAGCATGGCTAAACGTAAGTATCTCTCTTTTTACTGTTTACTGCACAAAACGTAACTGAAATTACGGAAAACTAATATATACCTGAATGAGGCGAAGGATCAACATACAAAAATCTCTCCTTTGATGGATGCTTAAAGAGCCAtcacctgtaaaaaaaaaaaggttcaaaTTATTACTATTCAATAACATCCTTTTGAAAGACATGGATTTCCGGCTGAAAAATTAATCATGTGCAGGATACATAGAGGCT comes from the Bemisia tabaci chromosome 7, PGI_BMITA_v3 genome and includes:
- the ida gene encoding anaphase-promoting complex subunit 5, producing MSGKEYESASVLKNESAFEYLTPHKLSVALLIQDYCVNNRSDGSLSIHQRRDFCMLILRLIQCPDMSFEELVNEIQNGKFKPEPELVKSFIDQVSIILDEDVGHLIEVINSMGGLMLDHDTVGPLVNKSSPVGVFLRRVLLCFDKLTFSQTLRIYQSYKIHCANIKTIKEASPSLKSVKDEVTEIKSRTTERLTEETRLLKQTTSDISIDMSTEMTDSMNATPSCAFDKTQSKLADMSEASLATPISIVPKKIETSPITSKLQKTINAANGKNFPIPPDVTKLWSRRQAEFFIAQQTALLQNNELKALPPSELQQKIREILKANSEHAEAHYLSYLNCLRVKELTGALDSLFHYFDRSASMQQEDEKSKGIRYAALNLAILHAQFNRKNEALCALKEAIKLSHEANDNVCLQHAQAWLYKLTDENKEVLIERSISKSSDLGLNYLTSLGLQAYARFAAMTGGKPALVLEVLMRSDILNCQFSMIDLIVCSFTHKSALWNLYGKTEMASLCSQILLHLDTTDPVQGMSTYNGEGTCLAVCNIVNRFTIQGEYKLAKLVLEYVKDQFSNKQWWIESEQILLFTHALYEGRWQDAEAAVNRLLSVNKYESHLRLAELLIAKSDFVGAQKAAHQVLDSTEVSCPALRVRALILAARAIQVARIPILTIALSMANYHYLDLLSAQVSMELASIQLRMNLPAQTYKLVDHSLLTILSHGSEYEIGNALLLSAKSRVAVVAHLNNQQSRHKIIAEVIELLNRVKASFKAVNAVFKLKETVHLQALLCNEIGLIPERNRCALEFKLLDGETPSTNINSSSVTIH